The following is a genomic window from Aphelocoma coerulescens isolate FSJ_1873_10779 chromosome 5, UR_Acoe_1.0, whole genome shotgun sequence.
CCTAAGGAAaccagctccagcctggggaGCAAGGCAGGGCCAGGCACAGACGCCGCGCAGGGGCTAGGCAAGGTGCGGGGGCAGGAGGACGCCGTGCTGGGTTCCCCTGGGCCCGCTCCTCTCACGCCGGCAGCGGGCGGCCCCAGGGCGCCGGTGGGAGCAGCCCCGTCCCGCGGGGGACTCGCGCTGGCAGCGCTTCCCGCCGCGCTGCCTACAACTCCCAGCGCTCCGCGGCGCGGCCCAGCGGCGGCCGAGGAGGCGAGAGCGGCTGCCCCGGGAGCCGAGTTCTCCTTCAGGCCGCAGCATGAACGGCAGCgtggcgggcggcggcggctacGCCGAGGAGATCATCAGCCTCACCCGCAGACCCTCAGGTAAGGCAGGGGCGGCCTCTCCGCGCCGAGTCCGCGGCGCCTCCCGGGCCGGGGTAGCCGCGCCGAGGCCTGCGCAGCCCCCGGGGAGGCCGGAGCGGAAGCGCGGGGTGGCGGCGGctggcggggcggccgcggcgggcACCGAAGCGGCGGAGGGAGGGTCCCGGCGGGGAGGATGGAAGCGCAGCGCCCAGAGGTGCCGGGCCCAGCGGCCTCCCCTGCCGCGGCGTGCGCTTGGAAAGGGCCGTGGCGGATACGCTGCCGTGGGAAAAGCTCGTGCCCTGCGTGAGGGAGCGGTGGCTGGGTCAGGGTCGGTCCTCTGCGGGAGCTCCGGTAGAGGCTGGTGTCCCTGCGGACAACTCGCCTCTGGTTTCGCCTCTGGTTTCCCCGGGAAGTTGCCATCTCCGGTGGAGCTCCTGTTGCTTCCGAGTGAGACGGCAGCCGCTGAGCCCTCAGCCGCGCTGGATACCCTGAGTCAGGGGCCATTTGAAAATCGTATGCCCAAGTGGCCATGCCCTGTACTGTCAGATTGGCGTTCATTGTGCAGCGTCCCTTGAGAGGCTTTGGGATGGTGAGAGAAAGTAGCATAGGCTGGAAGGAAGAGAGAATAGGGCAGTTCGTGGGGCATTTTTTGGGCTTTGCTTTTCATGTCACAACAGCAGGTGCGCTCATGGAAAGCTTGTATTTTTACAGGATTTATGGTGCTATTCAGACCACACTTTCAGAAGTGAGGGAAGTTGGCACAGCTCTGGAGCAAAATCCTGGCTATAGAGAATGGCAGGCTCCAGGGGGCTTTTGGAGCTAGACTTGTACTTTGGTGTGTGAGGCTTTCTCTGTAATTAAAATGAGCATGAATGAAAACGTGGCAGCCCTTCTGTTTTGCACAACTGCTGGGTGCGGCTGCTGGCCAGCCTTGGCTCCGTGGgctccccagagacccccagctCCCACGTTGTTGGTGTGCATGTTTCCTTTCTCTGGGGTGGAGGTAAGTCCTACACAAGGCTGGAGTTGGTCCTGGCCCTCATGCTGATGATCAGAAACCAGAGGATGTGAGCCCAGGGAGCAGTCCTTTGCCTCCCCCTGCTCGCCAGATTGGGCCTCTAATGTGAAAGCTGTGTAGCCCTACCTGCATAGCCATGAGCTTAAGCTAATGAAGCTGTGCTTGTCTGTGAAAACTGTGCCAGATGGAGCCGGTTGTGGTGGGAAGGCTGTTTCTGTACATCTGAGGACCTAAAACTTTAAGGAAGATGTAAGGGAATGTTAAAGGGCAGAGTTGAAAATGGTCTTGAATGTGGCCACTGTGATTTCAGTCTCGATTACCATGAGCAGCATTTGTGTAGTCACTGAGATGGGCTGTGCATCTTTAGAGTTAGGTTTCTAACTGTGTTACTTGAGTTGAAGGTCCTACAGCCCCTTATGGCCTTGATGCACTTGCCATGTGAATGATTATTCGTTTCTGTGGAAGGAACAAAACACTGTTATCTGTGAAGTACAATTGGATACTGTAATCTCTTGAATTGCAGTTTTGACTGCAACTTTTAAAATAGGTCTGATGCTAAACATTTCTGGCAAAAGTTTGCCAGAAATGTCGTGAATGTATTTCCAGTGGCAGGACAGTGTATATATGTCtctttttcaaattttcttgTATTCAATCTCCCGTTTCCTAATCCTGCcagtcatgattttttttttttttaaaggcctgTTTGAGGGACTTTTTTAGTTCCAGGGAGGGTAAGTGAGGGATAGGGAGGTCTGCAGCCTTAGGGAGGGTCAGAAGTTTAGCCCAGAGCCTGCTTTTAAAGCTCTGCCATTCTGCTTCTGGTCCCTTGTAGACCAGAGATTTAGTGCTGTGTGCTTTCTTCCTCCCCTTACTCCTTTTCTTCTAGCTGTGCTGCGGCTCTTTCTGTGGCTGCATGAACTGGATGGGAGAGAATAGCAAAGAGCTCAAGGATTGATAGGGAAGATATTTTTAGGCAGAGTGGAAGTCTGagtgctggaaaggaaagacagAATGACAAAGCCCTGTGAATACTTAACTTGGTCTAGCATGAACTGCTGCCTCTTTGTCACGAAGATCTGCCCTGCTGATGAAAGCTGCGACTCTTGGTTATTTTTCCAGTTGTGGGTAAAAAGTTTCAAAGTATAAactttttttcatatatatatacacctatTTGAAGGGTTTTATATATGAGAGAGAGAATCAGTGTGTACTGAGACCATGATTCCTTCTTTCTGGCTTTTTAATAAGTGTTGATTAAACCTTATACTTTCTCTAGTATTGATTTCCCCTTTTCCTAGGTTATTGGCTTTATGGCAAATAATTTTTAGGAGCgtggatttttaatttttttttccttttcatatgCTGTTGAAAGGTGTATTACTATGCACAACTGGCCCTTCTTGGAATAGATATTATTCTAGTTGAAATGCCAGTATTTCTTCAATTTtctcttgctttcattttttccctcacTTGTCTGAAGCTgccaggaagggaaggaaaaaaaagacgtGGCAAAATTGCTGCTAATATTTCTTTACTTCCCAGCTGTAGATGCACACTTAAAATAGCATGACTCATTTTGTAAATGCTTTGATCTCCTGTGACTAATTTAAaatgctgcttcccagcaggcaCGAGGTGGTTTTACTTTCATTTGAAACTCTCCAAGGTTTCCAATCCCAATTTTGAGAGAAGATAAGAAAGAAAGCGAAAACAAATAAATCAGCCTGGCTGAACGTGGGCAGAACTTGCCCTTAGCTGTTCTTGACAATAGCTTTTGGATGACTGGtttatgtcagaaaaaaaaaaaaaaagttgttttttttccatttactttgattgtgtatttgattttttttttctttttccttggcttttctttcttttttcattgcAAGTCTCTTAGGGAATCTTTCCTGTCCCTTGTCATGCATTTTCATTTAGAGAGAAACTTAGCTGCGCCTGCAATGGGGAATGTGCTCTCGTAATCTTTGGGTTTCCAGACTTCAATTTGTTCTTCTGGGTTTTGATGAAACAAGAAGGCTTAACTTTAATCCAGAAGCTGGATCCAGCTTGATATCTGTAACTGAGGCTTCCGTTAAAGAATAatataaaatgcaaaaatgtgAAGTGGACATCAGTTCTATTAAATGTATCTGTATTCCTTATTGTTTTGCTTTAAATCTGtgaactttgtttttatttcctgtcaTGTTTGAATTCCTGGAACAGAACAAAGTGATTGTATATGATTTGAAGTAGCTCCATGTAACCTAATCTTATTCTTGGAGGCAAAGCACACCAGTTCTAGCTCCTGAGATGTGGACGGGGAGCCTTCTGAGCTCTAGGTGCCCTCAAGCTGGTAGCACAGTTCTGCTTGCTTGTTTCCTCATTAGATGGGGTCTAATGCTCCTTGCCTTTCCTTAccctgtttcccatctctcAAAACGCTTGTCAGAGGTGATTTCTTGTAGCTCAAAGGTAGTGCTTTACTATAACCTGATGTAAAATGCAGAATACTTTTGTTTCATCCTGTGCTGAAGAAGTGTATTCCTGCTGAGGGCTGAATCGGTGTCTCAGAAATGACGGCATGCCCCTCAGTACTCCCCAACACCCACCTGAAAACAGCTCACAGGTGTTCTGTGTAATGAAGCATCTGGGGTTCTCAGGCATTTAATGTCTCTCATTTAGTGTTTCAAGACCAGTTTCATGAGAATGACTTTTCTAGACAGTGTGAAGGTGCTTGGAAAGGATGATGCAGATCTGTGTGTTGTGAGTTTTTGTATGGTGGAGAAAGCAAGACAATGTGGGAGGGTTCAGTCCCCAACAAGCAAGATAGCAAGAATGTTTGAAGCTTTGAGCTTTTTCTCATTGGCTTTCTCTTTGGCTTACCTTAGGGTTGGGCTTCAACATTGTTGGTGGGACAGATCAGCAGTATATTGCCAATGACAGCAGCATCTATGTCAGCCGGATCAAAAAGGATGGGGCAGCTTACCTTGATGGCCGATTACAAGAAGGAGATAAAATTTTAGCGGTAAGCCCTTTCTTCTGTTGCCTCCTGTGTTCTTGGTCAGTGATGTGATATGAGAGGCAGGTTTTCCATCACAGTGCACGGAGAGAGGAAGGATGTGGTGAATGAGTTAGGTCATGCCAAGCAAACTCCATGGAGGAGCTGTCTTGGGGATCTGGGGAGAGCTTTGAGCACTAGGGAGCTGAGTGCCTCTACTCATTGGCTTATCTCTTCTGCCTTCTTGATTTTCCACAGAAGTGCTTCGTAGTGctgtgtttgtgtttcctctgtGACTTGCCTCCCTAAGGTTTTAGAATCCATCAGACCTTCTCTTGCTCACAGTGGATTATCATTTACACACATGTAATTAAAGGTTTTCCACCTCTTCAGTTTACATTTTTTGATTGGCAATCCACGATTTCTGATCTTTTTGCACAGGGGGATTTTTAGACTATAAAACCTTTAGGCCGTAAAATTCTCTTCATTTCAGCTCCTCAGGAATAACATACACTGCTTCTCCttttagaaaaatgttttcaggtGGCTGATGTTCACACCCACTGGTTCTTCAGATAGCTGGCAATCATGTAAGAAATAAGCTTTACAAAGTGATGGGTGAAGAAGTAGACTGTCCTTGTATGATGCACAACCTTTTTATACTCCCTAATTTTATTTTACGCTTGCTTAATATGTTCCATGTGTAATCTTTTTAGCCTCTATAGACTGCCTTGCACTAATTGGAGCCTATTATTGATCCAGAAAGTGATATTAAGTTAAACAGAGAATattattctctttttccttgACAGTTTAATATTTATGGACTTGTGTTTGGGGTGTCTAAATATGAAGAGAAGGGAGGCACTGGATGTGATCTTAGGGGATACAATTAGGGGTAATGgggatgaaaataaaaaattaggaTGAATACAATCACATAGTGAGTGAAATCAAGTAGGTTATAAAACCCTGTGCCAtgatatattattttaaattaagaaaaatccTAACACTTGCAAGTGGATGCCCATAAGTATGTAAgtaattttggttttggttggttttgttacaTCAGAATGTTTATGAATGTGTGTTTACAATACTCTCTCAAACAGAGAGGTTTCAAAGGTACACCAGTAGAGGAAACAAGGGAAGAgacttaaaataataattttgctgtagctgctctttttttttcattagctgTCAGAATCACACCTTTGATTTGTTTCCAGTAAGGCAACAACATCAGAAGCTGCTATTGACACAACTGTGGCCTTATATTCTTATTTTGCTTCTAGGTAGTTTTTTTCAGTACCTCTGTGTTTTTGCTTGGAGTTTCTCATGTTCTACCTcaacatataaaaatacatctATAAGATGAGTgaatgatttatttaattaatttggaTCTTTCTGATTATGGTACCATGTCCCAAATGAAGAATTATGTGAAagatgaagatttttttgtctTATCCTTCCTATGTTAGCCTGCATTGTTAAAAACTTGCTTGTTTTTACCTTCAGCATCtggttctccttttccttttttactaGATCAATGGGAAAGACTTGAAGGATCTGCGGCACAAGGATGCTGTGGAGCTGTTCAGGAATGCAGGCTATTACGTGTCTCTGAAAATTCAGCGCAGGGTATGTTTTACCTGTTTCTTAGGGTTATTTCTGGCCCAGTTTAGACTGGTTTCTATGCTTGGTGGCTATTTCATGAGGAAGAAGAGTATTGTGTCCAGGTGCTCAGTGTGATATGTGCATATAAAAATTTGCTTTGACCTATGACCTTCTCTCGTTGCCTCGGCTGTAATTGTCTTTGTATTACTTTGCAACCATATCAGTGAAGAGGTGAGTTTGGAGAAGTCCCCAGGTCTTTGTTTTGCTGGAGTATGTTGTGTTTGCTCACTGATCTCCTTTCTCTGGGGTAAAGGTTTGTGTGTGAAGACAGAATCTCAGGTTGTCCAGTTTTATTTCAGTGGCCAAAATCTTACCGGAGAGAGAACTCCTTTTGTTTTAGAGGTGATCACTCATGTTAGTGTTGAAATGTGTGTGCAGCCCAATGCTACAAAacagacactgaggtgctggaacgtgtccagagaagggtaaTGAAGCAGGTGAAGGATCTGGAGCTCAAGTCTGATGAGGATcagctgagggagttggggctgtttagcctggagaaaaggagactcagggaagaccttatcactcttcttaactgcctgaaaggaggcttaGCCAGGTGgaggttggcctcttctcccatgcAACAAGTGGCAGGACAAGTAGAGACATCcccaagttgcaccaggggaagtttagattgAGTAttaggaatttcttcactgaaaaggtgGTCAAGTGCTGTAACAGGCTGCtgagggaagtggttgagtcaccatccttgAAGGCATTTAAAAATTGTGCAGATGCGGTGCTTAGTTTAATGGTGAACTTGGCAGtactgggttaatggttggacttggttaccttagaggtcttttccaacataaatgatTTTACAATAATAGGAAATATGGATTGCTATAGTTGAAATATACTGGCACCATCTTAGATATAAAAAAGAGATGAATCCTTAATCCCCACCTAGCATGGAAGTTGACAAAAGAAATACTGATCTACCTGAAGCATGTTGGTGGAGAGAGGTGAGTTGAGATCCCTTTTCTACTCCCTTAGCAAAGGAGTAAGTCTTCTGGACCCAGTGTATAAAGCAGGCAAGAAAAACAGAGAATTACTGATGCCTTTTTTCTGGTAAAGAGAGCAGGAAATAATGTGGTGGCAAGTGTATCAAGGGATCACTGACTAGGTATGTGTGTGTCACTGCTTCTGCTGTATGAGGTGTGTCCTGCTCCACTTGAGTCCTAGTTTAGAAAGTGGCAGAGAAACATGAGGGTGCCTGGTAGTGACTGGGCACCCTGCAGTTAAGTTCGGTCCATCCAAAGCTGTTTTCACTCTCCCATGTGTGAAGTCTGCAGGTACCTGGGGAAACAATTTTGAACATTCTTACAGAACCACCTGGTCCAGGCACAGAACTGGGGGCTCTTTTGTTATGGGCTCtgacataaataatttttttttccttgtagttGCAGCCACAGAATGGCCCCGTGGGTCATCGAGGAGATGGAGAATCAGGTGGGCTTCCTCTAGCAGCCATTCTTGTGCCAGGCCTGGCGCTTGCTGTGACAGCAGTCTGGATCATGCTGAGGTATCGGCAGCGGATGTGAAGAGGTCACGTCTGGGATATCACTGCGTGTTTTACACAGCTATGATGTAATTTAAAGATAAGAGAATCAACGATCTTGTCACAGACTGATGCCAAAAAGGATCATTGCCTAtcaccaaagctgctgctgatgtTCTTATATATTGATTTTGTTGCAGGGGGGAtagaagcagagagaaaaaagggaagggagaagacTGTGTTTATGTAAAGAGTGGGATAGCTGTATTTTTGACAAATCTGAGGAGGTTTTGCCATCCTCCTCTATTTTGCACCATGAACTTTCAAACACACTCATCTATTCCACATTTTAAGATGTAACTTTTGGTTAAAGGGAGTGGGAGTTTGGGTGGTTTTAAATCAAAAACATTTACTAGAGGCTTTGCCTTGTttccacagaatttttttttgaatCTAATGAATTCTGTCTAACCATGAATAAAGAGAAACAATGCAAAGGGTATATTACTTTTCCTATTGAAGTTTTGTTGGTTGTTGCTAAATAAATGCCTTAAGTGTGTAAAATCTGATCTGTGGTTTCACAGGTAAAATCATCAGTGTAGCTGCTGATTTAACAGTAATATGCAGTATTGGTGAGGTATTTTGCCAGTTGTGGAAAGATAGAAGATAGCCCGCCACTAGAAGAAGATTTTGATTGTCAAAATAATTGCTCATTTTTGGGTCAGGGTTGTAAGAGAAAGCTTTCCACAAAATGCTAGCATACTGGAGCGAGACAAGCAGACAACTGAATCACAAGGATAAGTGGTGGCAAGAGATTTGGGCATTTGCTGAAGCTGCAGAAAAGTCTTTAAATTAGTAGTGAAGCAACAGTTCCTCCATTCATCAAGTGGGTTGAAGTCTGCATCTCTCAGGTTAGAGGTCTGTTTTGGGGGTTACTTTTTGCACTTGCTCTCTGCAGTCAGGAGAATCTTACAATGATTGAAAAGGAGAAGCTGAAAGCAGGCTGGGATtgtcctggctgctgcttttgAACAGTTATCTGATGTTCAGGAGATAGGCTGTCAGCTTTAAGCCAGGGTAAAGCTTAGCAAGTAAAGCCAGAGGGAAAAGACCCTCCTCTGGAAAGCATGTGACTGAATTTACCTGCAGGGTCTCATCTCCTCACTGTGATTTGAATAGTTTTAAATGCCCCAGCTTATAGGAGGCTCTGTGGCGTAAGACCTGTTTCTCTTGTCTCCAAGAAATCaatgtgttttgttgtttttgtaaaagaaaagcaaaatgcatGGTCTGGTCTGTATGATGCCAAAAAAGAGATCACATATGCAATATATGTTTTCAAAAAACTGGTGTCTTGGTGCTTTACTTATCTTTATTCTCTATTGTTCTCGTAGGACATTGCTGAGGTATTTGAAATAGTTGTGTTTGCTCAGGGCTGTCTGCTGGAGATAGAAGTGGTATGCTGTTGAACATGGCACTCCTAAATCACCACGGAGTTTCAGAGCACTTAGGCCACATGAAATCTTGCTTTGGCCTATAGACTTCTCTAGTGTAAGGGGAAGAAGTAAGAAGGAATTTTGCTCCATGTTCTTAGGGGACTTTGGGAACAATATTGATGTTGACTGGCCTGGGCTAATGTGTGCAGTGACTTGCCTTGGCCTGCAAACCAGTTGTGCTTGATAGCAGAAGGGCTACTGTGTAGATAGATCTTTGCAGATACAGCATGAACCAGCTTGTTTGTGAACCTGCTCTGAGTATTTGGCTGTGGTGTCCGTGTGGAGCACGTGTGTGTATTAAGATGGATGATTAGAAATTGATGCTGTTGTATCACAGCCTTCAGAATAAAGATGCAGACAGTAAGAAAATGGCCTGTCTTGTTAGCCTTTGCCTGAGTTGAGTTTCTGTGATGAGAAGGAGTATGTGGAACAGGCTAGGAGGATGAGGATTTGTGGAAGGTAGTGGTTAGTTTTAGTCATTTCCCATTGAAGTAAGAGAAAGCAAAACCTctgggatttgtttgtttgtttgtttgtttaacctTTCAGCTTTGGGACTTTGATACTGTTCAGACATGATTGCCATTTATATTGCAGGCAGTTTATTAGGGAGGGGGAGGGTTATATCCAATGCCCAGATAATTGACATggcttattaaaaaagaaaaggcccTTCTGGTGCATAGTGTTCACAATTATTGAACTGCCACTCAGTAGCTTTTTCAGGAGTCTGGGTAGTGGTTTTTACTCAGGATTTAAACCATCCAGTCTAAAAGTGAGGAGCACCTTTGTGTATCTGCCTGGTACCAAATTATCCCTTTTCTAATCCCCAGCTCCCTCTTGTCCCGTTTATTGACACAACCCAAGTGGAAAATATCTCAGCCCCAAGCTCTCCTGTGAACTGTCACTCATACTACTTTGTCTCAGCAGCCGGACTGTCTCACCTAAcctttccatgtttttcaaagtattttccaCCATGTGGTTTCTGAAGCCTTGAGTTTCATCTTTGCACTAAATGCTGTATATACATTTTCTATCACTGCAGaagaagcaaattaaaaaaaaaaaatgtagtgaGGACAGCTTGCAAATACAAGTGATCAGAGAGAGTTTTACCTTTTGTTACAACTTAAATCcctggtttttttaaaaaaggtaagTTGAAATCCTGAAGACAAAAAGCATCCTCACTGTAatttatgtttgttttgtttaagaaCTCATTTGCCATTAATACTGAGGGAAGCTGAAACTCTTAAATATCCATGTTTCTCTCCCATTCTCATCTATTCCCTCAAATGTATTGCCAACTTGCTTATCTGCTGAAGAATGGATTTTCAGGTCCATAATTTAAAGACAAATCTGTCTAGTTTGACTTTCTGTATATTCTAGGCATTCGTGTTTCAGAGTCTTCAGAATTGTATGTGCTAATAATACATATTTTTCTAGGGCATAACAGTGAGAAAGAGCAGCCAAACTTGATCTGAAGATTGGTAGATGCACTACTTCTGGTGCTTTTTAATTAACACAAACTAGAAAGGGGTGTGTGGGAGGGAGAGGTGTCTTGCTTTCAATTTGCCTTTAGGTTCCAACAACTGGTTTGTTAGCTTATTCAGTGCTAGATTAAAGAGGCCTCTAATAACTGATGGTCCCTCCCTTTGAAGGGATTTATGTGTTGTAATTGCCTTACCTCTcacattatttttaagaaatgaaGCCAACTGAGCCCTTTCAGATTCTCTGTGTAGGGTACTTTCTCTCTTTTAGTAGTTTCTCTGGCTCTGTGTACCTTTCCAGTTTCTGTATTGTTTTGCAAAATCCAGACACTCCAACCACATGGGAGTCCCACTATTGACAGTGCCAGCGCCCCATACTTGGAGTTCTTAATACCATCTTTATCTGcaaactttgatttttttttttgttaagatACAGATAAGTACAAAGCACATTTAAGCCAGCTCCCTAGAGCTTGCTTTTCTTAACTAACTTCTACAAGTCTGTTAGGAGTGGCGTACAGCTTTGCCCTTCTTCATGTGCTGTCTCAAGTGCCCTAAGGAATCTGTAAAAAAACACCATTGCCCCATGAGGGGTAACTTCTCTCAGTTTGTAGGTCAAAAGAGTGATTCCATTTGGTCATAGTGTGACACTAGAAGCAAGTGTTAAGTGCCTGTATATTCCTTGTCCTTCTAAATCCTTGTCCATACGCAATGTGACCTTCATGGTGTGGGGGAAGGTGTCTGACTTTGCATTTTGTTGAATGACTGCACCTCCTGTTTGCATTGGCTGTCCACTGACCAGCCAAGATTACTGTCTCTCTGCCTTGTCTGCTGTATTTTTTACCAGTCCACTATCATTAGCAGTACTGGTTTTGCCTTCTGCTAGATCATCAACAAAAATAGTGCATGGAGTTTGGTACAGAGGCAACTTCCCCCCATGGTTACGATTTTTCAGTAGCCGTTGGCATCTCTTGATTATTGGATTATTTGTCTGTTTAATGGATGCATTTTGATAGCGTATGGCattgagtttttaaaaatacgTGTATCAGCATGTTGCATAGTACTAAGTAGATTATGTTTGAGTGGTAAGTAAACTTCATTTGTTCTGTTGCTGACAGAAGCTGATACAAGGGTAAGGATTAGGTCAGGTGAGCTTTATGAGCCAGTCTTTTTCCCTGTCCTCTCTCCTAATTTATTGATGTGGGCTTTACTTATGGAACTTATTTTTCTCTACCCACGTTGAAGGAAAGAACAGATAACTTACTAATGGGACAGTGTTCCACAGGCTGGGGGCCCAAAGGAAGGCTTACACAAAGAATTCTGAAGGAGGGCCTTAACTATACCCTTGTCCTCAGGGTTTTCCTCATGACACTTGAGGCAGACTCATGCTACATCCATGTTGCAATGAGTGCTGTCTCTCCTAATCAAGAATTAACTCATCTTTCCTCCCACAAGAGAACGTgagctttctcctttcccacttTCGAGGCCATTTGTCATCAAAGATTACTCCAGATTTATGACACAGTTttgccagggcaggcagggtTAGTGGgttatttttcctgaagaacAGTGCTGATAGGTCCCTACCCTCTCTCAGTTCTTTGCAAATGCCCACATTTCCCTGGTTTGCTTTGGTGGCTCTCGAGTGACCTGGTAAATGCAGCCCTCCAAGCTGTGCAAGCACAAGAAAGTGGGTCAGAGTCTGCAGCAATTATAGGAAAAAATATGGGGATGACAGTTCCAACTTTCAAATTATTCACCAGAAAGTAGGTCTGCTCCTGGCTTTCTCAGGAATTACTTTCCCTCCCACAAATAAACATTCCTAGCCCACTCCTCAGAGCATTGGCTAAACCAGCTCTGGGTATTATATAAAAAGGatatatatatggatatatAAAAAGGATATATACATGTCATCTCTGGAGCTCTGCTCTCTCTCCACCTGTGCAGCTGAAGGAGACTCCAGGCCTTTCAAAGCTTCCTTCAAGACAGGGCCACATACGATGAGAATGTACACAGGTGTTAAGGAAGAGCAGTGTTGAGCAGACTCAAAACAGCTTTCCTTGTCATATTTGACAGCTTTTgtccttgctgctgcagctgtagCTGATCACAGGCAAACTTTGCTGTAGAGTGACTATGTATTTCTTACCTGGCTGCCCAAACCAACTTTTCTAGGCTGAAACTCTTTGTAAAGAAGTGTAAGTGTGATGTTTATGCAGGATAATTACTCAAAGCAGCATGTGAATGATTTGAGAGTGTTCACCAAGCAGtatgtttgtgtttgtgttcaGGTCTTCCAGCCATGTTTCCATTTGGTAAAGTTCTCTTTCTTCTCATCTCTTTTCACCATCTCTCAGCAGCCTAGCATTTGTGCCTGGCTTGCATTTTTTTGCCATGACACATAAGCAATTGTTACAGAAAAATTGCTGCTTTTGCTCTGTGTCAGCAAGTACTGATACTTGTTAATTCAACTGGGTTCCCTTA
Proteins encoded in this region:
- the SYNJ2BP gene encoding synaptojanin-2-binding protein isoform X1, with the protein product MNGSVAGGGGYAEEIISLTRRPSGLGFNIVGGTDQQYIANDSSIYVSRIKKDGAAYLDGRLQEGDKILAINGKDLKDLRHKDAVELFRNAGYYVSLKIQRRLQPQNGPVGHRGDGESGGLPLAAILVPGLALAVTAVWIMLRYRQRM
- the SYNJ2BP gene encoding synaptojanin-2-binding protein isoform X2; the encoded protein is MKAATLGYFSSWLGFNIVGGTDQQYIANDSSIYVSRIKKDGAAYLDGRLQEGDKILAINGKDLKDLRHKDAVELFRNAGYYVSLKIQRRLQPQNGPVGHRGDGESGGLPLAAILVPGLALAVTAVWIMLRYRQRM